TTGTTGCACTAATGTAAGCTCATTATAGACTTGTAATTTCAGTGCTTGTAGCTGTTGTATTTCCTCATCTTTCTCTGCTAACTGTCTTTCTAATTCTGTAGTCAATGTTGCAGATGTTCGCTCAGCATGAGTTGCTACCGTGGTTTCTAACTCTGCGATGCGATTTTGCAGTTGCAGACGTTCTTCTTGTAGAGTTTTCAAAGTACTTTCTAAAACAGAGGTATGGCTTTGAGATTGAGATTCGGCATCAGAGAGCGCTTGCTCTAAATCATGAATTCTCGATTCAAAAGTACGTCGTTCATTATTTAAAGTTATTAGTGAAGAGTTCTCCTGCTCTTCAAATCCACAAATCCTTCCCTGATCTTCCTGGCATCTTAAAGCCCTAGCTTCTAATTCTAAGATTCTTGCGGACATGCGTTCACGCTCTGCTTGCATTTCCTGGATCTGCTGATTCTTGGAACTGAGCTCTCCTTGAATTTCACTAAACACCTGAGAGGTTCCCAAACTTGTTGGAGCTCCCTGGAGAGAAGATCGCGTACTATCTTGAGAAATTCGTTGATTCTGTAAAGCAGACATGCCTACAGTATGTTTTCTATTTGCTAGGTAATAAGCATTCATCACTAGGAAAAATACTGCAGCTAAAACGCACATGCCTAAAATTGCGCTATGCATCATCCCCAGTCCAACACTAAAAAAAATTAGCGTGGTTATACCAGTAACAAGAATCAACAAAGATAAAACTATAGAAAATACATTGATCACCAGGCAAACCTTTGATGAATTTGCTTTAATCAAAAATTGATTCCTTCCTTCCAAAGTTAGCGTTAAACACGCAGGGATACATCTCATAATTATCTCACAAACAATAACGATGATTTAAAACCAAGATCTAACTTATTGTTTTTTAGATCTTTTCTTCTAACAAATAATGTTGTACAAACTTTCTTCGTAATTAAAATTAAACGGACGCGAAATAGGATAGGCTTCACAACAAAATGTGAAGCCTATTTAGAACATAGTGATAAGTGTCTATCTATATACTCGATGATCGATTACGTGTTCTTGGAGTCAGTTGTAAATTTATAACCTCTAACAAAGTAATGCGTGCTTCTTGCTGTCGGATACGCGCTAAAGCATGAGGAAGAGAGTCTATGCTATGATGTAGTTCTACATTCTCATAAGATTCTACATCGCGTTGTAAGGCTGATATAACTTCTTCCTTATCTTCTAATAAAGTTTCTAGCTCATGAATACGATCAAGATCTACAGCATGTTGCTGACTCACAGAATCTCGTAGAACAGAAATCTGTTGTTCTTGTTCTCGTATATTTTGATTAAATATTTCTTGGTTTTGCAATAGAGTTTGTCGGATTGTTGTCAATTCATCGGCGTGTGATGTCACGTGTTGCGACATCTCATTTTGTAAAAATTCCATTCGCTCTCTAACGGATTTCTCCTTTGACTCCATTTCTTTTTGATGATTATTTTGAAGCTGGTTACGTAGGGATGTTTGCCTGATAATCTCTGCATAACATTTTCTGTCTTGCTCCTCCAAAAGTTCTGCATGCTCTTTTCTTAGAAGCTTTATTATGCTTTCTAAGTCAATTATACGCTGATTTCTTGCTTGTAGAAGCGTTGCCTGTTCTTCAGATACGAGACCTTCTCGGTCTGGCACTCTATGCTCTTGATCCTCTAGCTGTTGAGCACGTAGATCAACGAGTTCTTGCTGTGCAACAGCTAGCTGTGTTGTTAGCTCAGCACTCCTTGCCTGTTCTACTAAAACTCTTTGGGAGACAACTGCTTCGAAAGCATTTCCCTGACAACAAAAGTATGTCCCAAGAGCAATAAGTATTAGCCCAGAAATAATAGTGAAACCTAGAAGAATAGCACTTAACAATCCTAAATCTGCACCTATAAAAATACATCCCGCGACACTAGCAGTAATGATTAAAATTCCCGAGACTATCGCAAGAGCATTGATAGCACTGTAAGAATATGTTCTGTCTACATTTGTAGATGCAACCTGCCCTTCTAATCCAGAAGACAAGTTCGTCTGCATACATTTCATAAAGAAACCCATAATAAAATAGATAACTTGCACACGCTCGTCTTTGCACAGTATGAATAAGGCTCAAGCGTTAGGGAAGAACAGTCGCACAAAGATGTTAGAAAATGAAAATTACAAATTTCTCTCATTCATCTAATCTTATTCCGTGCGTCCTCGTATTCATCATCGAGAATCCACCCCTTGTTTAGACCTTAAAAAACATCATGAAAATTGTGATAACTGTGTTCTATTAAAATCCAACACGCTCGTCTATGATAAGTACTAATTTCTCCTTGATTATTTGTTTAATTTGTAAAGTATAAAACTATTCATTTTGAGGATCTAAAAAACTGTCTCCCGCATCTTGAAAATCATCGTCACTCACGACTAGGTTAAGCGTATTTTCCTCTAATGTCATATCAACAACATCTAAGCTCGTGACATTGAGGTCTCGGTGTCTTTCTGCCCCACGCGCATTCTCTAGTTCTCCTATAGAACTTCGTAAATCCCTCTCGAGTTGAGATAATCGCTCGAAGTCTTTAGTGCGTAAATCTAATTGACTTTCTAAAACACGCTCACGTGCTTGAGCATCCTCTGCTTTTTGTCTTAATACAACACCTACCTGCTCATAAGCAGATGTTACCTTTTGAAACTCTAACAGATTGTTCATAGAACTAATTTGCTCAAGAATCCCTTCATAAGCATGTACAGTCTGAATGTATTCCAAACATTTTTCTCTTGATGTCATCAAACCTGCTTGGCATTCCAGACTTATATTTCCATCAACTGCAGGCTGCTCAGCTAGTCTTTGATACTCTGCATCCGCGCTTTCATATGCCGCTCTAGCAGCATGTAAACCTATCGCTGACTGCTCTTTTTGGTTCATAAGATCTTGATAGGCATCCCGACTTTCAGCATATTCTGAAATAACATCACGTAGATGATGTTCTATATTCTCTGTAGTTTCATCAGATAGTGTAGTTAGCTGAGAAGCTGCTGGATCATCGATACGAAGTCGCGAAGAGCTATGTTGAAACCGAGATACTAAAGCGCAACAAGTAAAACATCTGAAACTTGCGCTAAAAAGCAATACCCCAATCGCTACAGATAAACCAATGATTATTGTTGAGTATAGCAAACCTAACTGCGATCCAAAAAGAACCACCGCAGCTATAGCTCCGATAATAATTAATAAACTTGCTACTATTGATAAAATAGTCGCAACTACACGAACTCGAGAATCAAGAAAATTATAACAACGCTCATCAGAGTTCTCCGATTTCAAATAGAAACAAGGAGAAGCACACTTCATAAAAAATCAATCCAAATTATAAACAGCTGAAATATAGTATTTTCTAATCTGTTTTATTTCAAGTTCTTATTAAGAAGTTCGCCTTTAATTATTGGTTGATTTAACTTAAACCATTTAGAATCAAAAAAAAACAACAAAATAACAAATGGCATAAAAATCGTTCTGCAGAAAAAATTCCTGAATTTATGTGGATGCAAAAATAGAAACGGAAAAAAAAGATCCGTGGAATATATTCTCGAATTAACTATCTTTTTAATATTTAAGGGTGTTCTTTCTTTATCTTCGGGCTTTCCTATTTTTCATCATTTGTCATTAAGACTCTCTTTTGTTTAGAATTGTCGTCTTTATAGTTGATAGCCTCGAACATCCCCTACCCCTACCACTCTGCAGAGATATTCTCTGCCAAGAGAGCTCTGTGAAATACAACATTTCAGAAACTTGATTTAGATCAACAACCGCACAACAAAGATTGAAAACTGCAATATTTTCTAACATGCGCGTTTACGCGGCATTGAATAATAAACTGATTTATTTAAGCTGAGATGTTCTCTATGGCAAATACTATTCCCACTAATTTTCCTATCTATTCCGCAGACGTTGTCTCTCAGAAATCTTTAAAACAAACTCTGCGAATATACGCTGAAAGGGTCCACTGTTATGTTTTCCATACTTTTGTAAAAACGGCTCTATTAAGACCCTTTCAGCCTGCCAGCAGTCAAAAGTATTGCCATTCTCTTCTTATTTCTATCCTGGCAGTCATTGTTAGCGCTATTCTCTTCTTACTTCTCTATCCTGTAAAACTCACCTTCCTAGCGATCAGCCTGTGTTTAAAAGATCCAAAAACAACCACAGTATCTCTTAGAAAAAGTTTCGTTCGTAATCTTCAAGACATGGTGAACCGACAGCTCTTTATAAATTCCGATTATCTTAGTGTTACCCCCGAATCATCTCCTTTTCTAACATCTTTCTTAATCCCAGAAACGCAATCCTGGGAATCGTATCATTTAGAAGATGAAATACTCGAACTCTACTCTACCCTCCCTGAAGGATGGGAAAAGATACTGAATTATGCCGACACTAGAAATCAAGACTACCCCTCAAAAGAGATGGCGTACGAGGGATCATTATACCTTACAGTATTGCACAAACTAACGACAGTATTACAAGACCCCTTGATCCCTAAAAAGAAAAAACAAGAGCTCCTAAACTATATTGGGACCTACGCAGATGCTTGTCCCCCCACATGGATCGAGGTTATATTCAAGGAATTAACGGCGATCTATAACAAACGAGACACAAGCATCAATTACATCATACTTTGCGTACAGACATTCAAAGAAAACCTTTTGCAATCCATGGTTAATCGATCTTCAGAAGAATGGCATCATATATCCGGTTTCAAACATTATCATGGAGGCTCTCTAGGATTGAATATGAATTCTCTAGCGCGTATTCAATTTACCGGCCATCTGATCTTGAAAAAGCAAGCTCTCTATAATCGTGTCTTCAAACGATTTCTTTCTAACTACAGAGCTTCTGTAGCAAATCTCATCGAATATACCCGCTGTCAAATCATAGAATCTTCTCAAGAGCTGAAGAATTCTCTATCAAGATATTTATGCGAAACTATGACGCAATTGGAGGTTCCAGAAAATGAAATCTCCTCCGTTTTATCCTCTTTATTTTACGATGAGCACTTTGAATTAAATAATACCGGAATTGCCTTTATTCTTATCATGCAAGGAATTCTAACTACAGAAGCACAGACAACTATCGGAAAAATAGCACAAAGGCTCCCCAATCTGTTTCGATGTCTTCGATAGTCACGGAGATAAAGAAATCTTAACTATTCAAATAAAAACTTACAAAATAAAACCTCTTAATACCAACTACATAGAGATGGAAGAAGTTGCAAATAATTCGGCGTTCTTTTAAACTCTTTTAGCCTTTTTTTTAAAAGGCACGAAAATGACCCCTTTAGGGAGAATTTTTCAGCATATTTTTCATTTAGGTAAACTTTATGTCGCTAGAACACAATAATTTCCATGCTGCTTTTGCACCACCACCAGCTTCTGCATTGCACGGAACTTCTTTTATAAAAACTGCGAATCAAAAGACTTCTTTTAGATCTATATTCAATGCATTAAGCACTAGACTCGGATCTTGTCTTTGTTTAAATCCAGAATTTCGCTCTGGAGCGGGATGGGGCTTTACCTTCGTTTTATCCGCCATTATCACAGTTCTTCTTTGTATTTTGCTTCTTCCTATAAAATTAATCCTCTTAGGATTAAGCTGTTGCCCCTGCGCTTCTAGACCTCCCGTAAGAGGAGAGGAAATTCAGGTAATTCCTCAACTACCTCCTCAACCTCCACAACGACCTCTATCAAGTAGACAAAGCTCCGATTCCGGAATTTCTGGAGGGTTGGATTCGGGTAGATTTTCTCCGAGCTCCTTTATACCTATCCATCCAGAACCTTTAACACCTCCGCCCTCTACGCAATCATTAGGAGTAGTTCCTGAAGAAGTTTGCCTAAGAGAATATCTAGGAGAACACTATCCCCAAAGAAACTTATCAAATATCAATCTAACAGACTTAGGAATCTCTATTTTACAACCTGAAGATTTTCCTGAAGGAACAAATATTCTTGATCTTCCCGCCTCCTTATTCTTCCCAGAAGGAGCTCCACCACCTCTTTTCTTAAATCAACAAGATATTACTGCGGCAACACCTACATCCCCTCAACCCTCCATCGCATCTCAAACGACGATTGCCCCACAAGCAGCAGATCAGACAGCCCCTCAACAAGATGATACAATAAGCCTACCAGAATCCCTGGCCGCTATTCCACCTCTCGAAACGGCTCATATCATACGGGAAGTTGATCAAACACTCACAGCTCAAGAATTTTTAAATAGCGCTTATCCAAATATGGATCATAGTGCACTTATTCATGGCGCTCTTATAAATGTACAACTTCAAGGCATTCCTCTTGAAAATAGTGAAGATATTCTTGGTCTTCCAGCTCTTATTGCTTTCCCAGATCTAGTTGCTGGACAACCCGTACGACCGACATTCTTAGATCTCGACAATATGCCAAGATCTCTTTCCGCTGATCAAGAGATAGCTCCTCCTCCCCCTACTGCAGCAGATCCCATCTCTCCAAATGATCCTAGATACATCTTTCTACAGAATCACTTCCCCGAGTTATCTCCCGAATACTATAGCCAACATATCAATCTGCTTGCTTCTTTAGCTGGAGTAGACTCTGACAACTTTGACCTTCTTCAATTACCTCTTGAAGTATTCGTTGAAGCACCAGCACCTCAACCTGACTACAGTCCTATTTCTCCAGAAGAAGCCCAACAAAGATACAATGATGTTTCTGCAGAAGAGCACGCAAGAAGAAGTAACGATTTTATCCGTTATCTTATAGAAAATTCACCACAACGTTGGACCTTCTTAAACAGACTGAAAAATAACATCTCTGCATCAACTTCAAGCTTAACCCTGCGTAGAGAATGGTTTAAAATGTTGGATGTAATATCTAACAAGACGAGCCCTGAAATCACGGATCGCGAAGTACAGGATGTTGCCCGTGCATGTCTCTTCAAAATTAATTCCATCTTAAAGGATCCTACCGTTGCTCCTGAGAGAAAAGAAGAGCTCTTAAAATACGTAGCTTCTTATTACGATAGCTCTCCAGATGTGTGGGTAGAGGCAATACAACAAGAAGTATTCCTACAAAATACGCTTAATCCACAGATAATTTCTATGGAGGAAGCAGGAGCAGCTGCAGCTGCGGCTAGCGTACCAATTAACCAAATTCTACCTCCATTTAACACTCAAGCAACAGATCAAGAAGTACAGGGTTATACACAATTATTAAGAACTACTCTATCTCGCCCAGTGTTGACAAATATGGATAACATCCATCTCGCCCCGACAAATGATGAATATTTAGAATCATTAACGAGAGGTGTTCCTAGTAGCTGGGTAGACATCCACGAACCACTACAAACTCGTATCGAGCAAATCGCCCAAAACCAAAACACACGCAATAATTGGAGAGCTATTTTAAACTGTTTAGCATCGGGCACTGTGGGGTCTATAAGCTCAAGAGAAGCTCAAGCGCTTTCCCGCTCAACCATGTACCAACTTCTTAAACTCCTAAACAATCCAAATATACCAAACGAAAGAAAATTATTGATCATCAACCACGTAGCTTTCTACAGAGATAGATGTCCTCCTACATGGGTAAGAGTTGCCGGGCAAGAATTGCAAACCATTTTCAATTCTAATGACACCTCAACAAACATTGTATTTTCTTGGGTACAAGCCTTTAAAGAAGGTCTGGTATCAGAGATCTTTAGAAATGAAGGTGAATGGCATATGATGACGGCCTTTAAGCATAATCACGGCGGCGAACTAGGTCTAGATAATACGGGAATCATTTTAGATCAATTCACCTTGGCCATAGCAGGTAGACGCTACACGCAACAACATGACAACTATCTTAGCTTATTCCGAAATGCGTATCAAAACAGTGGTAGCGGTCTAGTTGACTCTGCTTTACAACAAGTTCTCACAGGATCTGAAGATCAGATCCGAGCTATAAGAAATGGTATCCTTGCTGATTTAGAAGCCGCAGGCATTCCTGAAATACATCGCGCAGGGATTATGATGGAAGTCTTCTTCCCAGAAGAAAATGACTACAAACCATCTAGAGAAGCAATTGTCTACCTACTACTAAAAGAAGGAGTTATCACCACACAAAATAACAACTAATAAGCCTTCTGACACTTGTGCCTATCTCCCACTGACACTAAAGGGACATAACACCCTGTTATGTCCCTTTAGTCTTTTACCTCAGATAAAAAATCATCCCGTACACGTCTATACATTCCAGAAAAAGATGATCTTGTTATGCTTAACGTTCTCTTCACAGTTTCAATCTATAACGATTCCAACCTCTATACAAATCTCGGGATCCTCCTCCAACTAAAA
The Chlamydia caviae GPIC genome window above contains:
- a CDS encoding IncA family protein gives rise to the protein MKCASPCFYLKSENSDERCYNFLDSRVRVVATILSIVASLLIIIGAIAAVVLFGSQLGLLYSTIIIGLSVAIGVLLFSASFRCFTCCALVSRFQHSSSRLRIDDPAASQLTTLSDETTENIEHHLRDVISEYAESRDAYQDLMNQKEQSAIGLHAARAAYESADAEYQRLAEQPAVDGNISLECQAGLMTSREKCLEYIQTVHAYEGILEQISSMNNLLEFQKVTSAYEQVGVVLRQKAEDAQARERVLESQLDLRTKDFERLSQLERDLRSSIGELENARGAERHRDLNVTSLDVVDMTLEENTLNLVVSDDDFQDAGDSFLDPQNE
- a CDS encoding IncA family protein; the encoded protein is MKCMQTNLSSGLEGQVASTNVDRTYSYSAINALAIVSGILIITASVAGCIFIGADLGLLSAILLGFTIISGLILIALGTYFCCQGNAFEAVVSQRVLVEQARSAELTTQLAVAQQELVDLRAQQLEDQEHRVPDREGLVSEEQATLLQARNQRIIDLESIIKLLRKEHAELLEEQDRKCYAEIIRQTSLRNQLQNNHQKEMESKEKSVRERMEFLQNEMSQHVTSHADELTTIRQTLLQNQEIFNQNIREQEQQISVLRDSVSQQHAVDLDRIHELETLLEDKEEVISALQRDVESYENVELHHSIDSLPHALARIRQQEARITLLEVINLQLTPRTRNRSSSI
- a CDS encoding DUF1548 domain-containing protein, with product MANTIPTNFPIYSADVVSQKSLKQTLRIYAERVHCYVFHTFVKTALLRPFQPASSQKYCHSLLISILAVIVSAILFLLLYPVKLTFLAISLCLKDPKTTTVSLRKSFVRNLQDMVNRQLFINSDYLSVTPESSPFLTSFLIPETQSWESYHLEDEILELYSTLPEGWEKILNYADTRNQDYPSKEMAYEGSLYLTVLHKLTTVLQDPLIPKKKKQELLNYIGTYADACPPTWIEVIFKELTAIYNKRDTSINYIILCVQTFKENLLQSMVNRSSEEWHHISGFKHYHGGSLGLNMNSLARIQFTGHLILKKQALYNRVFKRFLSNYRASVANLIEYTRCQIIESSQELKNSLSRYLCETMTQLEVPENEISSVLSSLFYDEHFELNNTGIAFILIMQGILTTEAQTTIGKIAQRLPNLFRCLR
- a CDS encoding DUF1539 domain-containing protein, with translation MSLEHNNFHAAFAPPPASALHGTSFIKTANQKTSFRSIFNALSTRLGSCLCLNPEFRSGAGWGFTFVLSAIITVLLCILLLPIKLILLGLSCCPCASRPPVRGEEIQVIPQLPPQPPQRPLSSRQSSDSGISGGLDSGRFSPSSFIPIHPEPLTPPPSTQSLGVVPEEVCLREYLGEHYPQRNLSNINLTDLGISILQPEDFPEGTNILDLPASLFFPEGAPPPLFLNQQDITAATPTSPQPSIASQTTIAPQAADQTAPQQDDTISLPESLAAIPPLETAHIIREVDQTLTAQEFLNSAYPNMDHSALIHGALINVQLQGIPLENSEDILGLPALIAFPDLVAGQPVRPTFLDLDNMPRSLSADQEIAPPPPTAADPISPNDPRYIFLQNHFPELSPEYYSQHINLLASLAGVDSDNFDLLQLPLEVFVEAPAPQPDYSPISPEEAQQRYNDVSAEEHARRSNDFIRYLIENSPQRWTFLNRLKNNISASTSSLTLRREWFKMLDVISNKTSPEITDREVQDVARACLFKINSILKDPTVAPERKEELLKYVASYYDSSPDVWVEAIQQEVFLQNTLNPQIISMEEAGAAAAAASVPINQILPPFNTQATDQEVQGYTQLLRTTLSRPVLTNMDNIHLAPTNDEYLESLTRGVPSSWVDIHEPLQTRIEQIAQNQNTRNNWRAILNCLASGTVGSISSREAQALSRSTMYQLLKLLNNPNIPNERKLLIINHVAFYRDRCPPTWVRVAGQELQTIFNSNDTSTNIVFSWVQAFKEGLVSEIFRNEGEWHMMTAFKHNHGGELGLDNTGIILDQFTLAIAGRRYTQQHDNYLSLFRNAYQNSGSGLVDSALQQVLTGSEDQIRAIRNGILADLEAAGIPEIHRAGIMMEVFFPEENDYKPSREAIVYLLLKEGVITTQNNN